From one Streptomyces sp. R41 genomic stretch:
- a CDS encoding transglycosylase SLT domain-containing protein — MSRISVRGFAVASATAVTAVGSVVGVASGSTAQPNDAEATASDSTLLADIPAGQQAQVQTASLTQQADAQAIAADASAKKDAEEAARKQAADDAIAKQKAAEKAEKEAKARKAAQEAASRSATRDASSFSVQSSYTTAQIQAMARQMVPSGQFQCFSNIVDHESSWNYKAVNASSGAYGLFQALPGSKMSSVGSDWQTNPATQIKWGLNYMNSRYGSPCEAWSFWQANSWY; from the coding sequence GTGAGCCGGATTTCGGTCCGGGGATTCGCAGTGGCCTCGGCCACCGCGGTCACCGCCGTCGGAAGCGTCGTCGGAGTTGCCTCGGGCAGCACCGCCCAGCCGAACGATGCCGAGGCGACGGCAAGTGACTCGACCCTCCTCGCGGACATACCTGCGGGCCAGCAGGCCCAGGTGCAGACCGCGTCCCTGACGCAGCAGGCCGACGCACAGGCCATCGCCGCGGACGCGAGCGCCAAGAAGGACGCGGAGGAGGCTGCCCGCAAGCAGGCGGCCGACGACGCGATCGCGAAGCAGAAGGCCGCGGAGAAGGCGGAGAAGGAAGCCAAGGCGCGCAAGGCGGCGCAGGAAGCTGCGAGCCGCTCCGCGACGCGTGACGCCTCCAGCTTCTCCGTGCAGTCCTCGTACACCACCGCGCAGATCCAGGCGATGGCACGCCAGATGGTGCCGAGCGGCCAGTTCCAGTGCTTCAGCAACATCGTGGACCACGAGTCCAGCTGGAACTACAAGGCGGTCAACGCCTCCTCGGGCGCCTACGGTCTCTTCCAGGCCCTCCCCGGCTCCAAGATGTCGTCCGTCGGTTCCGACTGGCAGACGAACCCGGCCACACAGATCAAGTGGGGCCTCAACTACATGAACAGCCGGTACGGCAGCCCGTGTGAGGCCTGGTCGTTCTGGCAGGCCAACAGCTGGTACTGA
- the mgrA gene encoding L-glyceraldehyde 3-phosphate reductase, which produces MNDTSVYRAATDRYDSMEYRRTGRSGLKLPAVSLGLWHNFGDDRSLDSQRAILRRAFDLGVTHFDLANNYGPPPGSAELNFGTLLRQDFAPYRDELVISTKAGYLMHPGPYGEWGSRKYLLSSLDASLKRMGVDYVDIFYSHRFDPDTPLEETMGALASAVRQGKALYVGVSSYTSEQTAEAARILTDMGVRPLIHQPSYSMINRWTEDDALLDTLEDAGMGCISFVPLAQGLLTGKYLKGIPEGSRATQGKSLDPNLLSEEVVRRLNGLNDIAARRGQSLAQLALTWVLRDERMTSALIGASSVAQLEENVAALSAPKLTDEELKEIDTFAVSTPGTNIWAGRS; this is translated from the coding sequence ATGAACGACACGTCTGTATACCGCGCCGCAACGGACCGGTACGACTCGATGGAATACCGGCGTACGGGCCGCAGCGGCCTCAAGCTGCCCGCCGTCTCGCTCGGCCTGTGGCACAACTTCGGCGACGACCGCTCGCTGGACTCCCAGCGCGCGATCCTGCGCCGCGCCTTCGACCTGGGCGTCACCCACTTCGACCTGGCGAACAACTACGGCCCGCCGCCCGGCTCGGCCGAGCTCAACTTCGGCACACTGCTGAGGCAGGACTTCGCGCCATACCGGGACGAGCTGGTCATCTCGACCAAAGCGGGCTACCTCATGCACCCCGGCCCGTACGGCGAGTGGGGCTCCCGCAAGTACCTGCTGTCGTCCCTGGACGCGTCCCTGAAGCGGATGGGCGTCGACTACGTCGACATCTTCTATTCGCATCGCTTCGATCCGGACACTCCGCTGGAGGAGACGATGGGCGCGCTCGCGTCCGCGGTCCGGCAGGGCAAGGCGCTGTACGTCGGCGTGTCGTCGTACACCAGCGAGCAGACCGCCGAGGCGGCCCGGATCCTCACCGACATGGGTGTCCGTCCGCTCATCCACCAGCCCTCGTACTCGATGATCAACCGCTGGACGGAGGACGACGCACTCCTCGACACGCTCGAGGACGCCGGCATGGGATGCATCTCCTTCGTGCCGCTCGCGCAGGGCCTGCTGACGGGCAAGTACCTCAAGGGCATCCCGGAGGGCTCGCGCGCCACGCAGGGCAAGTCGCTCGACCCGAACCTGCTGAGCGAGGAGGTGGTACGCCGACTGAACGGGCTGAACGACATCGCGGCGCGCCGCGGTCAGTCCCTCGCCCAGCTCGCGCTCACCTGGGTGCTGCGCGACGAGCGGATGACCTCCGCCCTCATCGGCGCGTCCAGCGTGGCGCAGCTGGAGGAGAACGTGGCGGCGCTGTCGGCGCCGAAGCTCACGGACGAGGAGCTGAAGGAGATCGACACGTTCGCGGTGTCGACGCCGGGCACGAACATCTGGGCCGGTCGGAGCTGA
- a CDS encoding ABC transporter ATP-binding protein, with amino-acid sequence MTPPPGSLLAASELRKTYGPTTALDGAEFSIHPGEVVAVMGPSGSGKSTLLHCLAGIVPPDSGSITYNGREMAGMSDAQRSALRRSEFGFVFQFGQLVPELTCVENVALPLRLNGTGRKEAERTALSWMEQLEVDDLKGKRPGEVSGGQGQRVAVARSLVTNPRVLFADEPTGALDSLNGERVMQLLTDAARSTNAAVVLVTHEARVAAYSDREIVVRDGKSRDMERVV; translated from the coding sequence ATGACTCCTCCCCCCGGCTCCCTGCTCGCCGCGTCGGAGCTTCGCAAGACGTATGGACCGACCACCGCGCTCGACGGCGCCGAGTTCTCCATCCATCCCGGCGAGGTCGTCGCCGTGATGGGCCCCTCCGGCTCCGGCAAGTCCACCCTGCTGCACTGCCTCGCCGGGATCGTGCCGCCCGACTCGGGCTCGATCACGTACAACGGCCGGGAGATGGCCGGCATGAGCGACGCTCAGCGCAGTGCGCTGCGGCGCAGCGAGTTCGGGTTCGTGTTCCAGTTCGGGCAGCTGGTGCCCGAGTTGACCTGTGTCGAGAATGTCGCCCTGCCGCTGCGGCTGAACGGGACGGGGCGCAAGGAGGCGGAGCGCACCGCCCTGTCGTGGATGGAGCAGCTTGAGGTCGACGACCTCAAGGGCAAGCGGCCCGGTGAGGTCTCCGGCGGTCAGGGGCAGCGCGTGGCGGTGGCCCGTTCGCTGGTCACCAACCCGCGCGTGCTGTTCGCGGACGAGCCGACCGGCGCGCTCGACTCGCTCAACGGTGAGCGCGTGATGCAGCTGCTGACCGACGCGGCCCGCTCGACCAACGCCGCCGTCGTGCTCGTCACGCACGAGGCGCGGGTGGCCGCGTACTCGGACCGCGAGATCGTTGTGCGCGACGGCAAGTCCCGGGACATGGAGCGCGTCGTATGA
- a CDS encoding alkyl hydroperoxide reductase, whose translation MALDELKSALPDYAKDLRLNLGSVIGNSELPQQQLWGTVLACAIASRSPRVLRELEPEAKAQLSPEAYTAAKSAAAVMAMNNVFYRTRHLLSDPEYGNLRAGLRMNVIGNPGVEKVDFELWSLAVSAVNGCGQCLDSHEQVLRKAGVDRETIQEAFKIASVIQAVGTTLDAEAVLAQ comes from the coding sequence ATGGCCCTCGACGAACTGAAGTCCGCCCTGCCGGACTACGCGAAGGACCTGCGCCTGAACCTGGGCTCGGTCATCGGCAACTCGGAACTCCCGCAGCAGCAGTTGTGGGGCACCGTGCTGGCGTGCGCCATCGCTTCGCGCTCGCCGCGCGTGCTGCGTGAGCTGGAGCCCGAGGCGAAGGCCCAGCTCTCGCCGGAGGCGTACACCGCCGCCAAGTCGGCCGCCGCCGTCATGGCGATGAACAACGTCTTCTACCGCACACGGCACCTGCTGTCGGACCCCGAGTACGGCAACCTGCGCGCCGGCCTGCGGATGAACGTCATCGGCAACCCCGGTGTCGAGAAGGTCGACTTCGAGCTGTGGTCCCTCGCGGTCTCCGCCGTGAACGGCTGTGGGCAGTGCCTCGACTCCCACGAGCAGGTGCTCCGCAAGGCGGGGGTCGACCGGGAGACCATCCAGGAGGCCTTCAAGATCGCGTCCGTCATTCAGGCGGTGGGCACGACGCTGGATGCCGAGGCGGTTCTCGCGCAGTAG
- a CDS encoding LysR substrate-binding domain-containing protein, producing MASPMGGKASSKGNGRRQPSLAQLRAFAAVAEHLHFRDAAAAIGMSQPALSGAVSALEETLGVTLLERTTRKVLLSPAGERLAVRAKAVLEAVGALMEEAEAVRAPFTGALRLGVIPTVAPYLLPTVLKLVHDRYPDLDLQVHEEQTASLLEGLAVGRLDLLLLAVPLGVPTVTELPLFDEDFVLVTPLDHWLGGREGIPREALRELNLLLLDEGHCLRDQALDICREAGRADAPVTTTAAGLSTLVQLVAGGLGVTLLPRTAVKVETTRSNQLLTGYFADPAPTRRIALAMRSGAARGAEYEELAAALREALRPLPVRVLGQGD from the coding sequence ATGGCAAGCCCGATGGGCGGCAAGGCGAGCTCCAAGGGGAACGGGCGCCGCCAGCCCAGCCTCGCCCAGCTGCGCGCCTTCGCCGCCGTGGCCGAGCATCTGCACTTCCGCGACGCGGCCGCCGCGATCGGGATGAGCCAGCCCGCACTGTCGGGCGCGGTCTCCGCCCTCGAGGAGACGCTCGGGGTGACCTTGCTGGAGCGTACGACCCGCAAGGTGCTGCTCTCGCCCGCCGGCGAGCGTCTGGCCGTACGGGCGAAGGCCGTACTGGAGGCGGTCGGCGCGCTCATGGAAGAGGCCGAGGCCGTCCGCGCGCCGTTCACCGGGGCCCTCCGCCTCGGCGTCATCCCCACCGTCGCGCCCTACCTCCTGCCCACGGTCCTCAAGCTCGTCCACGACCGCTATCCGGACCTCGACCTCCAGGTCCACGAGGAGCAGACGGCCAGTCTGCTGGAGGGGCTGGCCGTCGGGCGCCTCGATCTGCTGCTCCTCGCCGTGCCGCTCGGTGTGCCCACCGTCACCGAACTCCCGCTGTTCGACGAGGACTTCGTGCTCGTGACCCCGCTGGACCACTGGCTGGGGGGCAGGGAGGGGATTCCCCGCGAGGCCCTGCGGGAGCTGAATCTGCTGCTGCTCGACGAGGGACACTGTCTGCGCGACCAGGCCCTCGACATCTGCCGGGAGGCGGGCCGTGCCGACGCCCCCGTCACCACCACCGCCGCCGGTCTGTCCACCCTGGTCCAACTCGTCGCCGGCGGCCTCGGCGTGACCCTCCTCCCGCGTACCGCCGTCAAGGTGGAGACGACCCGCAGCAACCAGCTCCTCACCGGGTACTTCGCGGATCCGGCGCCCACGCGGCGCATTGCGCTGGCCATGCGCTCCGGCGCGGCACGCGGGGCGGAGTACGAGGAGCTGGCCGCGGCGCTGCGCGAGGCCCTGCGGCCGCTGCCCGTACGGGTGTTGGGCCAGGGGGACTGA
- a CDS encoding ABC transporter permease: MNVRQWSRDLAMGAKFAFTGGREGWTRVLLTAVGVGLGVALLLLTTAIPNALSVRHDRESARTDITYSSAQKPKADNTLLVANVDTTFREQDVRGRELEPEGARAPLPPGLGKFPAKGEMVVSPALKKLLASDDGKLLRERLPDRIVSTIAERGLIGSAELAFYRGGEGLAPQVDGARVARIDRFGDPHPSSERMDPVMILLILVVFVVLLMPVGVFIAAAVRFGGERRDRRLAALRLIGSDSRMTRRIAAGEALSGALLGLVFGTGFFLVGRQIAGSLEILDVSVFPSYMNPSPALAALVAVAVPAAAVLVTLFALRGVVIEPLGVVRTARPARRRLWWRLLLPLGGLAMLYPMLGKGRNNGDFNQYMVTGGVVLLLVGITALLPWIVEAVVARLGSGGVAWQLAVRRLQLSSGTAARMVNGIAVAVAGAIALQMLFAGVQGDYTKQTGKDVSRAQMQVRVPREVPLASAVRKFSETKGVRHVSAFSEGYLGDRPDGPELTASVTVGDCASLREVASLPSCRDGDVFALRGAEYDTDTPKLAKLGRTLYFDPTYDAPQKAKEVAWTVPRDLKQAQSREDPTGMRRGGFLITPSALPAKAAQTVSGQIYLKLDESVPDVRDLVRNTAASVSPLADPMVWAASEQSRRFTSIRTGLFVGATCVLILIGASLLVSQLEQLRERKKLLSSLVAFGTRRRTLSLSVLWQTAIPISLGLALASIVGLTLGAVLLKMTATPVSVDWASVLAMTGIGAGVVVLVTALSLPPLIRLMRPDGLRTE; encoded by the coding sequence ATGAATGTGCGTCAGTGGTCCAGGGACCTGGCCATGGGGGCCAAGTTCGCCTTCACCGGCGGGCGCGAGGGCTGGACCCGGGTCCTGCTGACGGCGGTCGGCGTCGGTCTCGGCGTGGCACTGCTGCTGCTCACCACCGCGATTCCGAACGCGCTGTCCGTCCGGCACGACCGCGAGAGCGCCCGCACGGACATCACCTACAGCAGCGCCCAGAAGCCCAAGGCCGACAACACCCTCCTCGTCGCGAACGTCGACACCACCTTCCGCGAACAGGACGTCCGGGGACGGGAGTTGGAGCCCGAGGGGGCCCGGGCGCCGCTGCCGCCGGGGCTCGGCAAGTTCCCCGCGAAGGGCGAGATGGTGGTCTCCCCCGCGCTGAAGAAACTGCTGGCGTCGGACGACGGGAAGCTGCTGCGGGAGCGGCTGCCGGACCGCATCGTCTCCACCATCGCCGAGCGCGGCCTCATCGGCTCGGCCGAACTCGCCTTCTACCGGGGCGGCGAGGGGCTCGCGCCGCAGGTCGACGGCGCCAGGGTGGCCCGTATCGACCGGTTCGGGGATCCGCATCCGTCGTCGGAGCGGATGGACCCCGTCATGATCCTGCTGATCCTCGTCGTCTTCGTGGTGCTGCTGATGCCCGTCGGGGTCTTCATCGCGGCGGCCGTGCGGTTCGGCGGCGAGCGCCGCGACCGGCGGCTCGCGGCGCTGCGCCTCATCGGCTCCGACAGCCGGATGACCCGCCGGATCGCCGCCGGTGAGGCGCTCTCGGGCGCCCTGCTCGGGCTGGTCTTCGGCACGGGCTTCTTCCTGGTCGGGCGTCAGATCGCCGGCTCCCTCGAGATCCTCGACGTCAGCGTCTTCCCGAGCTACATGAACCCGTCGCCGGCGCTGGCCGCGCTGGTGGCCGTCGCGGTGCCGGCGGCAGCGGTGCTGGTCACCCTGTTCGCCCTGCGCGGCGTGGTCATCGAGCCGCTCGGCGTGGTGCGCACGGCGCGGCCCGCGCGACGCCGGCTGTGGTGGCGGCTGCTGCTGCCGCTGGGCGGGCTCGCGATGCTCTACCCGATGCTCGGGAAGGGCCGGAACAACGGGGACTTCAACCAGTACATGGTGACCGGCGGCGTCGTCCTGCTGCTCGTCGGCATCACCGCACTGCTGCCGTGGATCGTCGAGGCGGTCGTCGCCCGGCTCGGCTCCGGCGGAGTGGCCTGGCAGCTGGCCGTCCGCAGGCTCCAGTTGAGCAGCGGTACGGCGGCCCGGATGGTCAACGGCATCGCGGTGGCGGTGGCCGGGGCGATCGCCCTGCAGATGCTGTTCGCCGGGGTCCAGGGCGACTACACCAAGCAGACGGGCAAGGACGTCTCGCGGGCGCAGATGCAGGTACGCGTGCCGCGCGAGGTCCCGCTCGCCTCGGCCGTCCGGAAGTTCAGCGAGACCAAGGGCGTGCGCCATGTCTCGGCGTTCTCCGAGGGCTACCTCGGCGACCGGCCCGACGGGCCCGAGCTCACCGCGTCGGTCACCGTAGGCGACTGCGCGTCCTTGCGTGAGGTCGCGTCGCTGCCCTCGTGCCGCGACGGCGACGTCTTCGCTCTACGGGGCGCCGAGTACGACACCGACACGCCGAAACTGGCCAAGCTCGGCCGGACGCTCTACTTCGACCCCACCTACGACGCACCCCAGAAGGCCAAGGAGGTCGCCTGGACCGTGCCGCGGGACCTGAAGCAGGCCCAGTCGCGCGAGGACCCGACCGGCATGCGCCGCGGTGGCTTCCTGATCACTCCGAGCGCCCTGCCCGCGAAGGCCGCGCAGACCGTCTCCGGGCAGATCTACCTCAAGCTGGACGAGTCCGTGCCGGACGTGCGCGACCTCGTCCGGAACACCGCGGCGTCCGTCAGTCCGCTCGCGGACCCGATGGTGTGGGCGGCCAGCGAGCAGTCCCGCCGCTTCACCTCCATCCGCACCGGCCTGTTCGTCGGCGCGACCTGCGTCCTGATCCTCATCGGCGCGAGCCTGCTGGTCTCCCAGCTGGAGCAGCTGCGCGAGCGCAAGAAGCTGCTGTCGTCGCTGGTCGCCTTCGGCACCCGGCGTCGCACACTGAGCTTGTCCGTGCTGTGGCAGACCGCGATCCCGATCTCGCTGGGCCTCGCGCTGGCATCGATCGTCGGCCTCACCCTGGGCGCGGTCCTGCTGAAGATGACCGCCACACCGGTGAGCGTGGACTGGGCGAGCGTGCTGGCGATGACCGGCATCGGCGCGGGAGTCGTGGTGCTGGTGACGGCACTCAGCCTGCCGCCGCTGATCCGCCTGATGCGGCCGGACGGACTGCGTACGGAGTAG
- a CDS encoding AI-2E family transporter yields the protein MSRVPGWLGRLGAGLTELGERLDERRAEVEKESQGPLDSEDGLGIRKDEAPQDSSATHVGTYAPAAGSRPEDPSENRPREEVSAPPAAYVPVAADRPDPALAVPWGVRVAAEAGWRLLVLAGTVWVLMRVISAVQLVVLAFVAALLITALLQPTVARLKRYGVPRGLATALTAILGFVIMGLVGWFVVWQVQENIDNLSDQIQDGIDELRNWLLNSPFHVTDKQINQIAKNLRDAIGANTDEITSAGLEGVTVIVEALTGILLTMFSTLFLLYDGKRIWEWTLKLVPAAARPGVAGAGPRAWRTLTAYVRGTVIVALIDAIFIGLGIYFLDVPMAVPLAVFIFLGAFIPLVGAVISGALAVVVALVTQGVFTAVMTLVVVLAVQQIEGHILQPFILGRAVRVHPLAVVLSVAAGGMIAGIGGAVVAVPLVAVTNTVVVYLRSYAREASLRHSPEPRGATAVDAAPLHRPTP from the coding sequence ATGTCGCGAGTGCCAGGGTGGCTCGGCCGGCTGGGCGCCGGACTGACCGAGCTGGGGGAGCGGTTGGACGAGCGCCGCGCCGAGGTGGAGAAGGAGTCACAGGGCCCCCTCGACTCCGAGGACGGGCTGGGCATCCGTAAGGACGAGGCACCGCAGGACTCGTCGGCGACGCACGTCGGGACGTACGCGCCCGCTGCCGGCAGCCGTCCCGAGGACCCTTCCGAGAACCGCCCCAGGGAGGAAGTTTCCGCGCCTCCCGCCGCGTACGTGCCGGTGGCGGCCGATCGCCCCGACCCCGCCCTCGCCGTGCCATGGGGCGTGCGGGTCGCGGCCGAGGCCGGCTGGCGGCTGCTCGTACTCGCGGGCACCGTCTGGGTGTTGATGCGGGTCATCAGCGCCGTACAGCTGGTGGTGCTCGCCTTCGTGGCCGCGCTGCTCATCACCGCGCTGCTGCAGCCGACGGTGGCCCGGCTGAAGAGGTACGGAGTGCCGCGCGGCCTCGCCACCGCGCTCACCGCGATTCTCGGCTTCGTCATCATGGGGCTGGTCGGCTGGTTCGTCGTCTGGCAGGTCCAGGAGAACATCGACAACCTCTCCGACCAGATCCAGGACGGCATCGACGAGCTGCGCAACTGGCTCCTCAACAGCCCGTTCCACGTGACGGACAAGCAGATCAACCAGATCGCCAAGAACCTGCGCGACGCCATCGGCGCGAACACGGACGAGATCACGTCCGCCGGGCTCGAAGGCGTGACGGTCATCGTGGAGGCCCTGACCGGCATCCTCCTGACGATGTTCTCGACCCTCTTCCTGCTCTATGACGGCAAGCGGATCTGGGAGTGGACGCTCAAGCTCGTCCCGGCCGCCGCCCGGCCGGGTGTCGCGGGCGCGGGGCCGCGGGCGTGGCGCACGCTCACGGCGTACGTGCGCGGCACGGTGATAGTGGCGCTGATCGACGCGATCTTCATCGGCCTGGGCATCTACTTCCTCGACGTCCCCATGGCCGTCCCGCTGGCGGTCTTCATCTTCCTCGGTGCGTTCATTCCGCTGGTGGGTGCGGTGATTTCCGGGGCGTTGGCGGTGGTGGTCGCGCTGGTGACGCAGGGTGTGTTCACGGCGGTGATGACGCTGGTCGTGGTGCTCGCCGTGCAGCAGATCGAGGGGCACATTCTGCAGCCGTTCATTCTGGGGCGGGCGGTGCGGGTCCATCCTCTTGCGGTGGTCCTCTCGGTCGCCGCGGGCGGGATGATCGCCGGGATCGGGGGCGCCGTGGTCGCGGTTCCGCTGGTCGCGGTCACCAACACCGTGGTCGTGTACCTGCGTTCCTACGCCCGCGAGGCGAGCCTCCGCCACTCGCCCGAGCCCCGCGGCGCCACAGCGGTGGACGCGGCCCCACTCCACCGGCCGACGCCGTAG
- a CDS encoding peroxiredoxin: MLTVGDKFPEFDLTACVSLEKGQEFEQINHKTYEGKWKIVFAWPKDFTFVCPTEIAAFGKLNEEFADRDAQVLGFSGDSEFVHHAWRKDHDDLRDLPFPMMADSKHELMRDLGIEGEDGFAKRAVFIVDQNNEIQFSMVTAGSVGRNPKEVLRVLDALQTDELCPCNWTKGENTLDPVALLAGE, translated from the coding sequence GTGCTCACTGTCGGTGACAAGTTCCCCGAGTTCGACCTGACTGCCTGTGTCTCGCTGGAGAAGGGGCAGGAGTTCGAGCAGATCAACCACAAGACCTACGAGGGCAAGTGGAAGATCGTCTTTGCTTGGCCCAAGGACTTCACCTTCGTGTGCCCGACCGAGATCGCGGCCTTCGGCAAGCTGAACGAGGAGTTCGCCGACCGTGACGCCCAGGTGCTCGGCTTCTCCGGCGACTCCGAGTTCGTGCACCACGCCTGGCGCAAGGACCACGACGACCTGCGTGACCTGCCCTTCCCGATGATGGCCGACTCGAAGCACGAGCTCATGCGCGACCTCGGCATCGAGGGCGAGGACGGCTTCGCCAAGCGTGCCGTGTTCATCGTCGACCAGAACAACGAGATCCAGTTCTCCATGGTGACCGCCGGCTCCGTCGGCCGTAACCCCAAGGAGGTCCTGCGGGTCCTGGACGCCCTGCAGACGGACGAGCTCTGCCCGTGCAACTGGACCAAGGGCGAGAACACCCTCGACCCGGTGGCGCTCCTGGCGGGTGAGTAA
- a CDS encoding PhoH family protein yields the protein MVTSTKRHKPDRRTYVLDTSVLLADPNALNRFDEHEVVLPIVVVTELEAKRHHPELGYFARQALRLLDEFRVRHGRLDSPIPIGDLGGTVRVELNHSDPSVLPSGYRLGDNDSRILAVARNLQAEGYDVTVVSKDLPLRIKASSVGLLAEEYRAELAITGSSGWTGMSELTLSGEQVDVLFDVGHAYVPEAAELPVHTGLTIQSERGKALGRVTSEGNVRLVRGDREAFGIKGRSAEQRIALDLLLDPDIGIVSMGGRAGTGKSALALCAGLEAVLERRQHQKVMVFRPLYAVGGQELGYLPGSESEKMSPWAQAVFDTLSAVTSREVIEEVTARGMLEVLPLTHIRGRSLHDAFVIVDEAQSLERNVLLTVLSRIGANSRVVLTHDVAQRDNLRVGRYDGVVAVVEKLKGHPLFAHVTLNRSERSQIAALVTEMLEDGQI from the coding sequence GTGGTGACCAGCACAAAGCGCCACAAGCCAGACCGGCGCACTTATGTTCTCGACACCAGCGTCCTGCTGGCCGACCCGAATGCCCTGAACCGCTTCGACGAGCACGAGGTCGTGCTTCCGATCGTCGTGGTCACGGAACTGGAGGCCAAGAGGCACCATCCCGAACTCGGCTACTTCGCCCGGCAGGCGCTGCGCCTGCTCGACGAGTTCCGGGTGCGGCACGGCCGCCTCGACTCTCCCATCCCGATCGGGGACCTCGGCGGGACCGTACGCGTCGAGCTCAATCACTCGGACCCCAGCGTGCTGCCCAGCGGCTACCGCCTGGGGGACAACGACTCCCGGATCCTCGCGGTCGCCCGCAATCTGCAGGCCGAGGGGTACGACGTCACGGTCGTGTCGAAGGACCTGCCGCTGAGGATCAAGGCCTCGTCCGTCGGACTCCTGGCCGAGGAGTACCGCGCGGAACTCGCCATCACGGGCTCTTCCGGCTGGACCGGAATGTCCGAGCTGACCCTCTCGGGCGAGCAGGTGGACGTCCTCTTCGACGTGGGCCACGCCTATGTCCCCGAGGCGGCCGAACTGCCGGTGCACACGGGCCTGACGATCCAGTCGGAGCGTGGCAAGGCGCTGGGGCGCGTGACGTCCGAGGGCAACGTCCGTCTCGTACGCGGCGATCGGGAGGCCTTCGGCATCAAGGGCCGCAGCGCCGAGCAGCGCATCGCCCTTGATCTGCTGCTCGACCCCGACATCGGGATCGTGTCGATGGGCGGCCGGGCCGGCACCGGCAAGTCCGCGCTCGCGCTCTGCGCGGGCCTGGAGGCCGTCCTCGAGCGGCGCCAGCACCAGAAGGTGATGGTCTTCCGGCCGCTGTACGCGGTGGGCGGGCAGGAGCTCGGCTATCTGCCCGGCTCCGAGTCCGAGAAGATGAGCCCCTGGGCACAGGCGGTCTTCGACACCCTCTCCGCGGTCACCAGCCGCGAGGTCATCGAGGAGGTCACCGCGCGCGGCATGCTGGAGGTCCTGCCGCTCACCCACATCCGCGGCCGCTCCCTCCACGACGCTTTTGTGATCGTGGACGAGGCCCAGTCGCTGGAACGGAATGTATTGCTGACCGTTCTGTCCCGAATCGGCGCCAATTCACGGGTTGTTCTCACCCATGACGTGGCACAAAGGGACAATCTGCGCGTCGGCCGATATGACGGAGTAGTCGCGGTGGTCGAGAAGTTGAAAGGCCATCCGCTCTTCGCGCATGTGACCCTCAATCGGTCCGAGAGGTCCCAGATTGCTGCTCTTGTGACCGAAATGCTGGAGGACGGTCAGATCTGA
- a CDS encoding isoprenyl transferase → MTLRDNLRRLLVRFYARRVEGHLDHDQVPKHIGVIMDGNRRWAKAAGSTTAQGHRAGADKIEEFLGWCSETDVEVVTLWLLSTDNFDRPQEELGPLLGIIEGVVRTLAADGRWRVHHVGTPDLLPSGMQTVLKEAEESTAHVDGILVNVAIGYGGRQEIADAVRSMLLDAHEKGTSIEDLADTVDIDLIGKHLYTGAQPDPDLVIRTSGEQRLSGFMLWQTAHSEYYFCEVFWPAFRKVDFLRALRDYAARHRRYGG, encoded by the coding sequence GTGACCTTGCGCGACAACCTGCGCCGTCTGCTGGTCAGGTTCTATGCACGCAGGGTGGAAGGCCACCTCGACCACGACCAGGTGCCCAAGCACATCGGGGTCATCATGGACGGCAACCGGCGCTGGGCGAAGGCCGCGGGCTCCACCACGGCCCAGGGTCACCGGGCCGGCGCCGACAAGATCGAGGAATTCCTCGGCTGGTGCTCCGAGACCGATGTCGAGGTCGTCACCCTGTGGCTGTTGTCCACGGACAACTTCGACCGCCCGCAGGAGGAGCTGGGCCCGCTGCTCGGCATCATCGAGGGCGTCGTCCGCACCCTCGCGGCCGACGGCCGCTGGCGTGTGCACCACGTGGGCACGCCCGACCTGCTGCCCTCGGGAATGCAGACCGTATTGAAGGAGGCCGAGGAGTCCACCGCGCACGTCGACGGGATACTCGTCAACGTCGCCATCGGCTACGGCGGCAGGCAGGAGATCGCCGACGCCGTCCGCTCGATGCTCCTCGACGCCCATGAGAAGGGCACCTCGATCGAGGACCTCGCCGACACGGTCGACATCGACCTCATCGGCAAGCACCTCTACACCGGCGCCCAGCCCGACCCGGACCTGGTGATCCGCACCAGCGGCGAGCAGCGGCTGTCCGGATTCATGCTCTGGCAGACGGCCCACTCCGAGTACTACTTCTGCGAAGTCTTCTGGCCGGCCTTCCGCAAGGTCGACTTCCTGCGTGCCCTGCGCGATTACGCGGCGCGACACCGTCGTTACGGCGGCTGA
- a CDS encoding roadblock/LC7 domain-containing protein, giving the protein MDHEALAMEMRGLREQVTGITDTAVAAADGLLIAADTAETIDPEGLAAIAAAGLGIARRATETTGRGTFRQTVTYGSQGCAAFYAVGDTALMVVLGDEGIDLDRLHEETRPALGRIGTILTATEGA; this is encoded by the coding sequence ATGGATCACGAGGCACTGGCCATGGAAATGAGAGGCCTGCGGGAGCAGGTGACCGGAATTACCGATACGGCGGTGGCGGCCGCCGACGGACTACTCATCGCGGCGGACACCGCGGAAACCATCGACCCGGAGGGACTTGCCGCGATCGCGGCGGCGGGCCTGGGCATCGCCCGACGCGCCACCGAAACGACGGGCCGGGGAACCTTCCGGCAGACGGTGACGTACGGCAGCCAGGGCTGCGCCGCCTTCTACGCGGTCGGCGACACCGCGTTGATGGTGGTTCTGGGCGACGAGGGCATCGACCTCGACCGGCTCCACGAGGAGACCCGGCCCGCACTGGGACGCATCGGAACGATCCTCACCGCGACCGAAGGGGCCTGA